The Ananas comosus cultivar F153 linkage group 7, ASM154086v1, whole genome shotgun sequence genome has a window encoding:
- the LOC109712585 gene encoding uncharacterized protein LOC109712585 has protein sequence MKITVQSDATHNYHLLVCCRNTVVDVLVKILGSDRAGRAPEPRLSFNDLELQKQKTLAEYGIEHGSVLHLNCTPRVLAHTYDPTKIAKKGYAESSSSMRPSGDGEMKIYVQSEDYGNYALEVNSSNTIKDVLKTVLGKWPGVALYFNGHHLFETAKSLADYSIEDGSILHLEVFELNLVHIIETPNVIPEKKRIIITDQPLAI, from the exons ATGAAGATCACTGTGCAGTCCGACGCTACCCACAACTACCATCTCCTAGTGTGCTGCCGTAACACTGTCGTGGACGTGCTGGTCAAGATTCTCGGCAGCGACAGGGCGGGCCGAGCGCCGGAGCCGCGGCTTTCTTTCAATGACCTGGAGTTGCAGAAGCAGAAAACCCTGGCCGAATACGGAATCGAACACGGCTCCGTGCTTCATCTGAACTGCACGCCGCGGGTGTTGGCACACACCTATGA TCCAACAAAAATAGCCAAGAAGGGATATGCAGAGTCTAGCTCTTCTATGAGACCCAGTGGGGATGGTGAAATGAAAATCTATGTGCAGTCAGAAGATTATGGAAATTATGCGCTTGAGGTGAACAGCTCTAACACCATCAAGGATGTGTTAAAAACTGTTCTTGGTAAATGGCCTGGTGTGGCGCTTTATTTCAATGGCCATCATCTATTTGAGACGGCCAAATCTCTGGCGGACTACAGTATTGAGGATGGGTCCATCCTTCACCTTGAGGTCTTCGAGCTCAATTTGGTCCATAT AATAGAGACGCCAAATGTAATtccggaaaaaaaaaggattataaTAACAGATCAGCCTTTAGCAATATAG